The window GACTGAGCATTTGCTATTATAGCTGCTCTCTCCGTCTTCAAGAGTAAGGTACCTGCATTTAGACAAGGGAGAACTGCAGGAGAACCAAATACTGTGAGAAGGGAAGATGATGGCGCTTTAACGCAGCTGTTCAATGCCTGTATACCAAGAGATAAGAGGCATTATGGAGCTGAATCAGATTGGGTTACTCCACTTATCACCGGCAGGCCGAGGgcaaaaagatctgatgtgaaaagatctgacgtgattggtcaaaagaccaactagtgtgaaaaaatatcagaattgggctgcctgtctaaacgcagcctatgGGCCTCATACAACCTCATTCACCTCGCAGAGCACCATGCTTCATACTATAGTAAGGCTCCCAGCAAACAGGCTGCTAGCAGGGGTATTGCTCAAATACATCCATATGCCTCAGCATTTCAAATCCAACAAGTTAGCAATCCTCACTGTGCTGTAGTCTTAATGCCCTGCTTTGCACAAGCTAGGTCTGTATAGCAAGAACCTTGCAATGTTTGTTTGAGAAAATAACAGAATACTATTTAGAGTATATTATGTCATCAAAATACAGTTTTTCTTAATATTGAGTTTATTAAATTGTGTACACAAACCTACAGTATGCATGACAAACTCGCTCATACTTCTCCAGATGTTACACGTGTATCTACTGGTTCTTTTTTTGATTTTCTGGTGAAACCACCACATCATATTCTCAATTATTGAAAATGTTTTGCAGTTAAACATTTTGAATCAAACAAATGGGTAGTATTTTTGCATGAAGTTACTTAAACCTCAATTTCCAATGTTATTGGTTGCTACACAAACCAGTAGAGACAGGAGTAAATAAGTAGTATGACAACAGGGAAGCAGGGGGCTCTAGGATACATCACAAATGGGGTATGACGTTTAACAGAAAATAGATTTTTCGTTTAAATGGGCCTGAAATGGAAATACCTAATGAAATTAGTCTGAACTTGCCATAACTGGCATTTACATTGATTGACCAAGTGTTGCTTTGTATTGAAATAAATGAAACATTTGTGGACCATTGTCTTGATAGCCCATTTAAAGGACAGTTAAGCTATTatgaaaacatacagtagtaaCTATACTTACAAAAACTATTGTGAATACTTACCAATTCAAACTTCTGATCACATTCGTTTTTGGCAGAAAACTTTCTATTGCAGAATAATTGGACACACTGGATAATGTTGAATCCCTGGTTTGGGCAACCACTTAAAATTGGAGATGGAGTATGGATTTTTTTTATTAGATATGTAGCTGATTAAAATAAGATGTCTGGTTAACTTTATTGGATGCAGCTGTGTAACTACCTTTTTATCAAATGATAAAATAATGAAATAGTcaattaactgacttgcctagttaaattaaattaaacattCTAGTAATGCAGCTGAAAGTCCAGGGATTGCCATGCATTTTGTCCTGTGTAGTAGAAAGTGATTATGAAACGAGTTTGTCCTATAGTATTCCAAACTTTTGGTTCTCTTCATCGATTGACAACTGCTGTGAATTAGAATGAGCTGACTGGCTTATGTTTTCATGTATTTTATATCACAATATAAAGTAAATGttacttctacatctgcattgcttgctgtttggggttttaggctgggtttctgtatagcactttgtgaaatctgctgatgtaaaaagggctttataaatcaattTGATTGACTTAAACAACGTTCCATTTCAAGACTGCACCAGTAGCTTTCTGTCCTCCAGTACTGTAGATTCCGTTCTACTATGCAGTGACTGGATCCCTGTTAGTAAGAGCAGGCAATCCAATTTGTATTGATATCCATCCCCAGTTAAAGGCTGAGGATGTTACATAACACAAAGTTAAGGCACTTCTGTGAAATTCAAGTATATTTCCCACTGCCAAACTCAAGCTAAGCCTTAAAACCAAATATAGACGTCTGATGTATATCAATTAAATGAGGGCAAGTTGGACGAGTTTTGTAACATTAGCTGCAATTGCAATTGGTATGAATGCGGATCTCTAAAAGAAAGCTCTGTTTATCTTTGTTGGCCTTAAGTGATTATGGTTTGTACTTGAGGAGGCAGGGCTGTCCAAAATAGCAATGCTGAACGTAAACAGTGTGACAACGTACCAATTCCTTACAACCTATTTGTATTGGGAGGAAAGCTTGTTCTCTCTTGTGCACTTGAACCAATTGTATTACCCATGCTATTAGCTGTAATCCTGCCTATATCCTGTAAAGATGTACCTGAAATCTCACACTGTACATGCATGTTTgtgcacacaaaaacacaattgACTGATGTTGAACTAGGCTGATTTAGACCACAAAAAAAGTACCCTTGTAAAATGTGTGTGGTGCTTGTGCTAACCAGCATTACCTAAAGGCTCTTACTCAGTTAGAACCCCCCCCGAGGTAAACATTGGCTATAGTAGTCTATTGGGTCCTATGATCCAGATCACCCGGGGCTGTCCACATAGAGTTAGCTAGGAGGGAGTTTAGCAAGTCTCACTCCCATCACTGTACAAAAAACAGAGACTTTCCTGCTTTTAGCAATATCAGCCACATTCAGTTTATCTAACCATTGGCACAATTCATTCACCTCTACAGTCCTactcacacacgcgcacacataaGTAGCCAGCATATAAAAATATTGTTTTAATGTGGCTTGTGTTTTTTTAATAAATACCCAAAATGACCAAACGTTCCTTTACCACAATGCCTCTTTCAAATTGATGTAGCAAGCTAAAGCAAGCATGCACACTAGTCAGAATGTAATACAATCATTGTAATGCatacagtgctgcttgaaagtatgtgaaccccttgTGCAATTCGATTTTTTCAGTTTTTACCATGAAATCTTCATTTAATCAAAACCAGTCTTTTTGATCTGACATAACAGGTTTATATTTACCAACACCATATATTGGTGTAgagcagggttgcccaaccctgttcctggagagctaccctcctgtaggttttcactccaatcccaggtgttactaacctgattcatcttatcaacctgctaattataaGAATCaagtgtgctagattagggttggagcaaaaacctacaggacggtagctctccaggaacagggttgggcagtcctggtaTAGAGGAAATCATGCGTGTAGTAGAAAAACAAAATTAAAAAGGAATTAGTGCAGGTGCAAAAATAAGTGAACCCCAAGTTGCGTTGATTAAATCAAGTaggtaagtagaatcaggtgggtaaataattagctaccaaatgaaccaatcaaaggagagGAACGTTTTTGGGCGGGACTCTGATAAATAGAGATAAGAAACCTGGTCCATTTGGTGTTACCCATTCAGGTGAATGCAAAGCACACCATGCCGAGAGGAAAGGAGATCTCAGAGGACATCAGGATGAGGGTAGTGAGAGCACATCTGGGGAAGGCTATAAAATAATCAAAAAAAGATTTGAGCTCCATCAGTCCATTGTGAGGCAAATAATGTACAAATGGAGTGCATTTAACATGACAGCAACTTGGCCTAGAAGTGGGCGCCCTTCCAAAATATCCCCAAGAGCCACAAGAACAATAATAAATCAGGTAAAAGCCAACCCAAACAGAACATCTAGAGAGCATCTCAGGTAACTGTGCATGCTTCAACAATAAGAAGAAAACTGAATCGAAATGCCATTCGTGGGAGGGTTGctaggaagaagcctctgctgtcAAAAAAGAACCAAACTGCCCATCTTAACTTTGTCAGAGACCACCTGGACAAACCTGAAGTTTTCTGGAAGTCCATTCTCTGGACCGATGAGTCCAAAATGGACCTTTTTGGTCAGAATTAGCACTGCTATGTTTGGCGAAAACCCAACTACCTACCACCAAAATAACCTTTTcccaacagtcaagcatggtggtgggaataTCAATATCTGGGGCTGCTTTTCCTCCTCTGGACCTGGACGACTCCACATCATtaagggaaccatgaattctgaggTATACCAGGAGATTCTTGAACAGAACGTCAGGCCATCAGTCAAGGAGCTAAAGCTGGGCtaaaaatgggtcttccaacaaAACAAAGACCCAAAGCATTCAAGCAAATCTACCAAAGAATGGCTCAGGAGAAAGAAGATTTGTGTTTTGGATTGgccaagtcaaagtcctgacctaaatCCAATCGAGATGCTGTGGCAGGACCTGAAGCGGGCAGTTCATGTCAGACACCCCTCAAACCTCACTCAATTGGCTGAGTTCTGTAAGGAGGAGTGGGCAAAAATTCCTCAAAACAGATGTCAGAGACTGATTACTGGCTATAGTTATTGCTGCTAATGGAGGTGCCACAAGCTATTGACTGAAGGGgtttacatatttttgcacaCATCAAATCTGAGTTTCTGTTCAATAAACCACTTTTGTTAACTGAacaatgtaaatatatattttacttgGAATGTCTTTATTACGAATTGGGGTTTAGATAAGGATTTTATGTTTATTTTATAGCAAAAATATTGACCAGCTCtgtagggttcacatactttcaagcagcactgtgtgtatatatagagaaTAAAAAGCAACAGAGCACAAGATCAAAATCATTCCAAGCACGTCTAAGCTGTCCACAATAGTTGGATGTTCCTAAAAACCAATGGATGTAAATATTTGTCTCGCTCTGTGTTTTTTTTAAAGACTTACAGATAAAAACCAGGATATTAATATCGACAACATCTTATCTCTCGTGTTCTTGCAAAAGTGAAAAGAGAGCACAAACGCTACCCATCTGGATATATACCTATACACCATTTTGTACCTGAAACAGCTATTCCTAGCTTTTATACCTTATAAGCCTTAGGTAAATCTTGGTGGACAGACTTACAAATTCTATACACATCCGTAGACATGGTTCATTATGAACAAACCTCTTTGCCATTAGCTAGCTCTTAACACCAAATGAGACCCTGAGAAACCAAAACTTGAGCAGAATGCACAGGATTAAGGCAAATGTAACTGTCTTTGACAAAACAAATAACATAGAAGATAAAATAATTGAAAGACTCAGACGAACAGACAGGAAAGAAATCGTAATATCTTTAGATTGATTACTAAAAGTGCATTTCAGAAACTGCAGGTATGTATCATTTAGCCAAGCACCATTGACAAATGAGTCAGTGGTTGTAGAGATGTTACTTTTTGTCAAGTGCTACTCGCAGGCAAATGTTAGTCAATGAAAGTAAATTCTAAGATAGATTCTAATAAATGTTTGAGATATGTACAGAAAAGTTAGAAAAGAAATAGGCCATGCTCTCTCTGAGGCATGAAAGAAATAGTTCCAATATGGAAATACCGGTATTGAAGCTAACGTCCTCTGTCTCCCAGTCCCAGATTTACTGGCTCCAGGATATGGCGAGTCTCTGGGCTCAGAGAACTGGTTCTAAGTAAAACAAAATGTAGCCAGTTTTTTATATGAACAGGTCTTCTGATGAACTCTGAGAACTCTACCCCAATGTACTTGGCTGTTAACATATAGCACCAGTatggattaattaattaatgtaattaattaattaattaaatcagGTTTACATCATCACTTGTCTAGGTTAAAAAATAGCCCCTACTCACTTGGGGATACTTAAATGTTCACTTCACTTCAAACATCCAACCATTACTTACTGCACAATTAGCTTATCAAACAGTTTGAAACAAGATCTTGGAGCTAAAAATATAGGTATGACAACAAGGCATGCAGAAACATAATATCGAGCACAAAAATGTGTTTACCTACCAGCTGAAGAAAGGTATTCTCCAATGACCTGTACTCAGGAGAGCTTTTGTTGAACAGGTCCTCTGAAAACATCATGTTAGTGACTCGCAAACTAAAGAACACCACCATTTCTTTGGCTTTTCCAGTACTGGCCATTAAAGGAGTGTTCATGTGTGTGAGTGCTGGCGGTGCAGTGGACTCAAATGGACCTTCCAATCCACTGCCAAACTCGTCCAGCTTATCGGCGGCTTGTGTACCGTCCTCTACCTTTTCTACATCTACATCCTCCTGCATGTCCGAGTCATCATTAGAGATATCCACGTCCATCTCAAGTGGTTCCTCTTCTTGGGGGGTGTCCCCTCCTTTTGAAGGTCCGGGGGGAATATATGCTGAGGGGACTTCCTCAGGCTCTGCTTGGTTGACATCATCCTCAAATAAAGCCATGTTTGGTGATTGTGTCGCAGTGGTGAATGTTTGGATGGATGCAGGTTCTACATCTAGAGATGCTGTAGTGGTGAATGTTTGGATGGATGCAGGTTCTACATCCAGAGATGCTGTAGTGGTGAATGTTTGGATGGATGCAGGTTCTACATCTAGAGATGCTGTAGTGGTGAATGTTTGGATGGATGCAGGTTCTACATCTAGAGATGCTGTAGTGGTGAATGTTTGGATGGATGCAGGTTCTACATCTAGAGATGCTGTAGTGGTGAATGTTTGGATGGATGCAGGTTCTACATCTAGAGATGCTGTAGTGGTGATCATTTGATTGTCTCCATCTGGTTGCTCCTCTAAAGCTGCCTCAGTAGTTGTGGGTCCTTTTTAAAGAAAATTTAAAATATCAGAAAATGACATACAAATCCATTTCAATCAAAAAGATTGAAATTGAAATCAAAAAATGCTTCCATAAATTTTGCCACTTGGTTTATAAGCAGAACATTACCTTCATCTTCCTTAGGTTCAACAGTTGGGAGGGTCTCCTCAGCATCTTCCTCAGGGGGAAAGAGAGTAATCATTTCGGTGGTAGGCTGTTCTGTAACGACCGTTCTTGTAACTGGTGGCCAAACCCAAAGGTAGGCCTCTGTCGCATCTACAGTCTCCTCTAGACCAAGTGTCTCCTTAGTGGCAGGCTGTTCAGTAATGGCCGCCAGAGTTGTAAATGGTGGCTTAACCCAAAGGTAGGCCTCTGTCGTATCCACAGTCTCCTCTATATCAACCGTCTGCTCTGTAGCATCCACTAGAGGCTGCTCTACCTCAATCGTCTCCTCTGTAACATCCACTGGAGGCTCCTCTACCTCAATCATCTCCTCTGTAACATCCACTGGAGGCTCCTCTACCTCAAACGTCTCCTCTGTAACATCCACTGCCGGCTCCTCTACCTCAATCGTCTCCTCTGTAACATCCACTGGAGGCTCCTCTACCTCAAACGTCTCCTCTGTAACATCCACTGCCGGCTCCTCTACTTTAAACGTCTCCTCTGTAACATCCACTGCCGGCTCCTCTACTTTAAACGTATCCTCTGTAACATCCACTGTAGGTTCCTCTATGTCAAGCATCCCCTCTGTAGCCTCTACCTCAATCATCTCCTCTGTAACATCCACTGGATGCTCCTCTACCTCAAACGTCTCCTCTGTAACATCCACTGGAGGCTCCTTGACCGCAATCGTCTTCTCTGTAACATCCACTGCAGGCCCCTCTATCTCAATCGTCTCCTCTGTAACATCCACTGGAGGCTCCTCTACCTCAATCGTCTCCTCTGTAACATCCACTGGTGGCTCCTCTACTTTAAACGTATCCTCTGTAACATCCACTGGAGGCTCCTTGACCGCAATCGTCTTCTCTGTAACATCCACTGCAGGCCCCTCTACCTCAATCGTTTCCTCTGTAACATCCACTGGAGGCTCCTCTACCTCAATCGTCTCCTCTGTAACATCCACTGGAGGCTCCTCTACCTCAATCATCTCCTCTGTAACATCCACTGGAGGCTCCTCTACCTCAATCGTCTCCTCTGTAACATCCACTGCAGGCCCCTCTACCTCAATCGTTTCCTCTGTAACATCCACTGGAGGCTCCTCTACCTCAATCGTCTCCTCTGTAACATCCATTGGAGGCTCCTCTACCTCAATCATCTCCTCTGTAACATCCACTGGAGGCTCCTCTACCTCAATCGTCTCCTCTGTAACATCCACTGGAGGCCCCTCTACCTCAATCGTCTCCTCTGTAATATCCACTGGAGGCTCCTCTACCTCAAGCATCTCCTCTGTAGCCGCCACTGGAGGCTCCTCTACTTCTACTGAGGGAGGACTCTCACTAAGTCCCTCTGGGGGAGTATTGGGGGTTACTTCAATGGCATGGGAGGCAGTGGTAGCCTCAGTGAGAAGAACAGTAACTGAGTCACTTAAAGGCACAACAGTGAGTTCCTCAGGTGTGTCTGTAAAAGCCTCAAGATAGTCCTCTCCGACAGCAACAGTTGGTAAGAAACCTTCGGTGTGCCCGACAAACTCCTCTAGCAAGGTCTCCAAGGTGGTCGACTCCAACTCCTCGCGTAGAGAAAAAGTGGGATCTGAGGGGAAAATATTAAAGTTAGCATCTCTTCAAAGATTATATCCCAGTTGACCTGAGCTTTAAATTAAGCTTACCAGGTTCAAAACTGAGTGTTTGTATGTCAACAGGCAGGGACGTCTCCTCGCTCAAGGCCTTGGAAACCAGATCCTTCAGTCTGTGCCCGTTTGTGTAAACAACTGTCCCTGTGCCTGGTTCTTGAGTGGTTCTAGATTCTTTGTCATGGTCTTCTCCACTCGTCTCAAACACCACAGCATAGCGGACTGACACACCATCAGATCTGTCAACAAAGCAGAGCTTATATTAGGGAAATAGTATGTATTTCTCACAGCATTTCTTATCTAAGCATTTGAGCAAATATAGCAAATGCCAAAGTTTGAAAGACCTCTGACTAATGGAACACTGTTTTGTTATTCCTTTGCTAATGAGACAGCATCACTCTGCGCAGCGAGTATGTATGTCAAATGGAGCCTGTTCAATGGAATGAAATATTTGGCTGACTTGTTAGTACCTTCACAGTTCCTTGAACAACCTACCTAAATTCAACCAACCGAAATCCCAAAACACGAAGATCTTTATACCCAGGAAGTTTGTCAAAAACGTGAACCATCTGTGGAAAAGAGACATTTGATGGTTATGTTTACGTAACACATCTTTCTTAGATTTATGCAGCATTCTCTCTGGGGCAATAATCATTCTAAACAAAATAACATCACACAAATGGAAAATATATAACCAACACAGAGAAATAGCTTGCATTATAATATGGATCTCTCACTGTAGAATAATCTATGTGCCGTCAACAGACCTTTGTGAATTTCTTCTTTATCCGGAAGGCATGCATTTTCTCTAGGAATCATTCATGAGCTGGGGTTACAAATCCAATTCAGTCTTTTGATGTTGCCCAATACACTGCTGGATTTACCGTTATCATAAGCTTCTTAAAAAGCACAAGCTCATTTGGGATGTTAGAAATTCTAGACTAGGAAAAGGCATTCATGgtggaaataaataataattcacAAATATTGTATGCCTGCAAAAGACTTGAGACATTTGCAATCCTTTGCAAAACTCTTTTGCTGAAGGAGCTTGTGATTATCTCAAATCACTGCTCACATTTCCCTCTGTGTAATGGCTATCTATGCCTATGGAAGCAATATACAATGACAATTATAAGGATTGTCCCACACAAGGCCTACCTAATTATGTGGCCAACAATCAGTTCTTCAATAAAGGTATTACCTTAAAGAGTGTGATATAATAAATTCTTACATATGTGAATGTCTTAGTAATCTAACACACCAGGTATCATACCTGAGTCATCTGGGTGACTCATTTACatgacattgtagtcatttagcagacgctcttatccagagcgacttacagttagtgaatacatgtttttatttttgtatttgttttatactggccccccgtgggaatcgaacccacaaccctggcgttgcaaacgccatgctctatcaactgagctacatccctgccggccattccctcccctaccctggacgacgctgggccaattgtgcgccgcccaccTATGTTAGCCcattgagctaaagcctaggcattagctctGGGAGCTAAAATGAGTCAACAGGCCTCAGTCAAGGTTAGTCATTGTGTAGTTCACTAAACCCATCTCTGCAACAAAGGCTAATTTATTTGTTCATAGTTATTAAGACTTTTCAAGGACAAATCCTCCCAGTTCGCCTCACCGTATCGTGGAGATCGCGTGTGATGTCATGGTACTGGGGAGCTGCAGGGTCTCTCAGAAGAAGTTCACTGTAGCCAGGGTCTGCTATGGTGACACAGAACTCCACTATCTGCTCCTCAATAACCGCCTCCTCTGGTACAATGTTTGGAATCTCTGTTATCTGTGGAAAGCAAAAGCAGCGATGTCATTTTCAATCAACGAGACTGTCAACGTTCAACCAAGATTATAAAGCCAAGGCAAGGTAGCCCTCAGAAAATATGATTGAACTTACGTCCCCTGCTTCATTCGGAATGCTAAACAGTTCTGATGGAGTTTTTGAGCCTACAAAGTAAGCGTTGTGCATTAATTCCGG is drawn from Coregonus clupeaformis isolate EN_2021a chromosome 25, ASM2061545v1, whole genome shotgun sequence and contains these coding sequences:
- the impg1b gene encoding interphotoreceptor matrix proteoglycan 1, whose product is MHLRTGLFLTLFLFTLAAPRIKDLQVQDLSGIRDVKYRHFLESIRPVKHTTDVKMIKDLDRHRTKRSTFFTTGVKICPQEKMKEVISSHRAYYKLRVCQEAIWEAFRIFLDRVPNSEEYKHWTYACQHGSLCLDEVARNFSSTQEHIDMVARRVAEQEKIQKESSEVPRAGGTEIEKCSKTPSELFSIPNEAGDITEIPNIVPEEAVIEEQIVEFCVTIADPGYSELLLRDPAAPQYHDITRDLHDTMVHVFDKLPGYKDLRVLGFRLVEFRSDGVSVRYAVVFETSGEDHDKESRTTQEPGTGTVVYTNGHRLKDLVSKALSEETSLPVDIQTLSFEPDPTFSLREELESTTLETLLEEFVGHTEGFLPTVAVGEDYLEAFTDTPEELTVVPLSDSVTVLLTEATTASHAIEVTPNTPPEGLSESPPSVEVEEPPVAATEEMLEVEEPPVDITEETIEVEGPPVDVTEETIEVEEPPVDVTEEMIEVEEPPMDVTEETIEVEEPPVDVTEETIEVEGPAVDVTEETIEVEEPPVDVTEEMIEVEEPPVDVTEETIEVEEPPVDVTEETIEVEGPAVDVTEKTIAVKEPPVDVTEDTFKVEEPPVDVTEETIEVEEPPVDVTEETIEIEGPAVDVTEKTIAVKEPPVDVTEETFEVEEHPVDVTEEMIEVEATEGMLDIEEPTVDVTEDTFKVEEPAVDVTEETFKVEEPAVDVTEETFEVEEPPVDVTEETIEVEEPAVDVTEETFEVEEPPVDVTEEMIEVEEPPVDVTEETIEVEQPLVDATEQTVDIEETVDTTEAYLWVKPPFTTLAAITEQPATKETLGLEETVDATEAYLWVWPPVTRTVVTEQPTTEMITLFPPEEDAEETLPTVEPKEDEGPTTTEAALEEQPDGDNQMITTTASLDVEPASIQTFTTTASLDVEPASIQTFTTTASLDVEPASIQTFTTTASLDVEPASIQTFTTTASLDVEPASIQTFTTTASLDVEPASIQTFTTATQSPNMALFEDDVNQAEPEEVPSAYIPPGPSKGGDTPQEEEPLEMDVDISNDDSDMQEDVDVEKVEDGTQAADKLDEFGSGLEGPFESTAPPALTHMNTPLMASTGKAKEMVVFFSLRVTNMMFSEDLFNKSSPEYRSLENTFLQLLLPYLQSNLTGFKQLEILNFRNGSVVVNSKMKVEKDVPHNLTQAVHCVLEDFCNAASKRLDIEIDSRYLDIEPADQADPCKFLACNEFSQCVVNSWTEEAECLCDPGYSTTDGLPCQSICNLEEDYCFNGGLCDIIQGHGATCRCPVGKYWHYHGERCNELVSLPVDPTIFIACLVGSLTLVCAIIGILVFINKKCFGTRKTVTLVSPDSSTQLDPTS